taaggaaCCTTAAATTGTCTTCAAAGCAGCTccaccattttacatccctacTAACAATGTGTATAACTCTTACAATTAGACCCTCTTTTTAAAGAACCCTAGCACTGTTTCAGGTAGGACACAGTAGGTATTCAGTCACTGTTGAATGGAAGGATGAATGAATGGTTTGAGTAAGGTGAGGAGAGAAACTGAACATGGGAAATAAAGTGGAAGATGGGTCAACCCCTGCCAGTAACTTTCACTCAGGTACCAGTTGGCCAGCCTCCTCTGAGTCCCATGTGATTCCCAAACAGGATCACCCAACTCCTTCTGAGACTTCTGAGCCTGAGATTGACCTGGAGGCTCTCATGGAACTATCCACAGAGGAGCAGAAGACTCAGCTGGAGGTAGAATGGGGGGaccaggccccaggcccaggaGGTGGGGGATGGAAGGTGGGCTTGGACCAAAGGGAACCCAAGaacccagtctctgcctccccATCCACAGTGGGGGAGAACCAATTCAGAGGGGAGTATTCCTGGGAGACTGAGTGGGGGCTTGGGAGAATTGCTGTTGCTCAGGGACCCACTGTCTGCTCTCTTCCACCAGGCAATTCTCCaaaactgcccccgccccacagaggtaagggaTGCTCTGCTGGTCTTGGAGTAAGAGAAGGCCCAGTGGGGCAGCAGTTAATGAAGAGGAAAGTTTGGCCCTGggtccttctccccttccctgactctgaggagatgaggtcaggtGGAGGTTAAGGAGGGCAGTGTGGTGGGTGAGTGTGACCTCATGCCTTGATCTCACCCCTATTTCTTTCTCAGCCTTTTATCTCTGAGCTGCTCAGTCAACTCAAGAAACTTCGGAGACTCAGTCGGCCTCAGAAATAAGCCACCTTCATCAGCCTCAGTACTGCCAGGTCGGCCCTGAACCTCTGGATCCTGGGCTGAGAGGAAAACAGCTCCTTGGGACACTGACAAGGAATATGGAGAATGAAGAGGGACATTTGGACACCCCTGTGTATGTGCAGTCACAGCTAGTTCCTGTCAGCTGGGCTTTCTGGAAGCCAGTCATGGCTGTTGCCCAGTGCTTTCCTTGGCAGCCAAGTAGATAAAATCTTCAGGAGCCCCAGCTGAATGGAGTGTGGAGCATATCTGTgctgagggatgggggaggaagagggtgaaGTGTTATACCAGAAGGCCAGCATCCTGAGTCATTAGGCTCTATCCATACaccttatccatccatccacccatccatctgcCCATCCACATAGACCTTGAGAATTCAAAGATAAATGTCATAGTTCTGCTTCAGAGTAGTCAGAAGCAAGGCCCAGAGGCCAAGCAGAGGGCATCTGGGCTAAAACACATGGCATTCTGGCTTTACCAACAATAGGAGCCCAAGTAGCAAAGACTAGTTCTGAATCCTATAGGGGAGGGAACTGGCTGGGTCTGGGGGCTTCAGGGAAAGCTAAACTCCTCTCCCCTACTAATTGATTCAGGCTGAGGACCCTCTCCaagccagagacagaaagagaagaagcagggaCTGAGTGGAGGAGTGTAAACAGTATAGGCTGAAATGCCAGGAGTCAGGTCAGGAGGGAGCTAGTGGAAACAGATACTGGGTCTGAATGGCAGGCAGGTTGGGACAGGAGCCCTGGGAGATGGTGTCCTTTGGGAGTAAGGCAGAAAGCAGGCTATGCATTTAACTGTTTGTGCATGCAGTATCTGAGTGCTagagaggctgagaaatccaAGATGGTGGGCCTGGGGGCTAAGCTGGGTTGCCCAGAGCAGGATGCACAGTTCAGTTCAGTTGAACAAATATTCATACCTGCTACATATGAGGCCACCAGGATGGGTGGGACTGTTCCTGCCTGGAGAAGCTTGCAGGATGGCTCAGCCTTTTCCCTCACTCCACAAGACTGGACTTACAGCCTACTCTGCTCTGCCACCTCTCTAAGGGGCCCGTCTCAGGGCCCATCATGTTCTAGAGATAAAAGATGCTGGGTCCAAGGAATGAACATACTTTATTAGATCCTCTACGTACCAGTGGAGGGCCCTGGGCCCTTGAACAAGTTTCAAGGCTCCTCCTTAGATTCAGTCTGGTCTTTCCCCATCATGCCTTTCACTCCCAGTCAATGCTGGAAGGCTCCCAACTTCTGCTTTCCCTCTGGCTCCTCCAATCATCACCTTGAGTGGagagtccttcctccttccagggaCACAGATGCTCAGGAAAGGGTGCACCCATAAGCAGTCGAGCCTGACAGGCTCTCCCATCAGATGCCCTGGTGGTGCCCAGCCTGTAGAATGGCCTTCCTGGGAGGACTAGGGCTCCCTCAGTGCTCTTGGCCTTTATGCAGGGGGTGGTAGGCAGATGTCTGGTGCTCTTTAAGTTCAAAGGCATCATGACCTTCCCTGTGGAGCAGAGTTACAGGTCAGGGATCATAGGCAGTCCTGGAACTCTCCCAGCCCCAAGGAACATTCCATCTGCACCCACCGGAAGCAGCGGACACAGTAGAGGTCTCCATCGCAGCCCATGCAGCGCAGGGTGGCATCCTCATTGCAGATGCAGCACCAGGGGAGCTCCTCTTCCTCAGCCTCAGGCCTGGGGGCTGTGGCCTGGGCCTCTGGGGACTGGAGAGGAATGGGGGATGTAAGGTACCTGATGGGGTCTGGAAGGGTGGCTACAGGAACAGtctggcaggtggggagggaggctgtggtGATGGCCTAGGGGGTCTGTGTCTAGGACTTTTCTCACCTTAGGTTCTGCCCTGCAGGACTGGGCCCTGGGTTGAAGAGTTGGCTCCACAGGGATGTTAAAACCACTTGCCTCATCCAGGGCAGCTTCTTCAGTGAGCTGCGGACAGAGTGAAGAGTACAGCTACCTGCTCCAGGCATCCCTCCAAAACACAGTATATCTGTGCTCTGTGGCCTTAGTGCTGAACCCATCTTCCTTTAtctattgtctgtggctgctgaTACCCCATCTCAATGGGCCAGGGGCAGGTCTGGGTCATTGGGGTCCCAGCTAGATCAGGAGCTGCAGAGTGACTGGCCATCCAGCCCCAGAGCGGAGGCAGAGTCAATGGGGCAAGTGGGCAGTGAGACAGTGTGGCAGGGACAGGACAAGGGGTGGCCAGGTGGGTAAGGCAGAGCCGACCTGCCATAGGACTCTCTGGATAGCTGTCTCCTCATCCTCTTCATCATCACTGTCTGGGAGGCGATAGTCTTCGAGGGTCACTTGAGGGAGAGACaagagcagggagggagaagTGAGGTTGAGAGTTCACCTGAGTGGCTGTACTCCTGCCCCCGATCTGGTTTGGTTTTCAGTGGCACTTATTCCAGAGGTGAGCAGTCTCTGCAGCCACTCTGATCagaccctgccccaccctgcaggGGAGGGAAGCATGAACAAAAGGCTCTGCATCTGAAGGGACCGACAGTCCCCTGCCCGCTGATGGCTGCCACTTATTCCTCATCCACTGCTTTGCCCAGCACCTTCCTTGTGGCTCTGGGCACAGCTCAACATACCCTTAGGCACAGGGACCCAGCCCCTGATCCAGCCTGGCAGGGAGTACTCCCACTGTGCAGAGCACGGCTtgtgggtgggagttgggggtccACCCAGTGGACATGAGTGAGTGGCAGCTCCCCAGCCTCTACCTCTGTCCGGGTCCTGTCCCCGCAGCACAGCCAGACGCTTGGCGAGGGCCAGGATCCGCTCCTGCCTCGTGTTCTCCTCCCGAAGCTCCACCGCTGCCTCAGCCAGCAGCCTgctcttctcctcctccagggacCAGGTGGTCTGCCCCTCGGGACTGGAGCTCTGAGCCCCTGGGCCCCCCTGGTTGAGGTCATTCTGGATAGAGGGGCCTGGAAAGAGCGATGCAGTCAGGGAGGCAGACATTTCAAAATCTCTCATCAGAAACCACTGAGCCCATTTCTCAACTTTTAAGAAATACCATAGGTTATCAGCTTTTTGTTCAGCACTAGGTCCTGTGGTTTATATTACAAATGagcattttcttctatttttccaaaTGTAAAAAACTAGTTAtcttagacattttttttttcaattacatcCATCCCCACCCATCTGGTATTTTAATATGCTGCCGTTAGGGTGAGTACCCCATGGTACGAGAATCACCACCCGAAAGGATCAGGATATGGGGAGGCTGAGGTCTAGCCAGTGTCTCTGCCTTACAGGCTGGAATCAGCATTTCCAGGGAGTAGCACAGAGAGGACATGAGGGAAGCTGAGGTCTTGTATGTTACTAGGCGGGAAGAATTTTACCACAGTGGGTGTGGCTCTGACATGGTTCCCTTTAGCTCAGAGTTTCAGAGCAAGAGGTTTGAAATCAGACAGTCTGGGATCAAGTACCAGCTTTGCCACTTAATAGCTGTATGACTTTAGTCAAGTTCCTTAAGCTcaccaggcctcagtttcctcatttgtaaaagatGGATAGTAATAGTATATACCTTGTAGGATTACTGAGGATATTCAATGAGATTGTATCTCTAAAGCAGCATTTCTTAATCTTGATcctattgacattttggacaGGATACAGGCATACCCTGTTTTATTGAGCTGCACTTTATTGCACTTCatagatactgatttttttttaaattgaaggtttgtggcaaccctgtgttgtcagatgactgttagcattttttagcaataaaacatttttaaactatgtacattgttttttaaacataatgctattgcacaaaatagactacagtacagtgtacataatttttatatgtaccagaaaaccaaaacatttgtgtgactcactttattgcagtggtcttgAACCAAccctgcaatatctctgaggtgtgCCTATAATTTTTTGTGGAGGAGGCTGTCGTGTGCATTGTatgatgtttagcagcatccctagcCTCTGTTCACTAGATGCCAGTGATACCCTCTGGGTTATGACACCCTAaaagtctccagacattgccaaatgggCCCTGGAAGGAAAATCATCCatggttgagaactactgctttgAAGCTTTTGAACAGCACTGTCCGGGAGAATGTTTCACAGTGATGGGAACGTTCTGTATCATGGTCTACATTTGTGCTGTCCAGGAGAGTAGCCATGAGCCACTTGtggcttttgagcacttgaaatgtggctggtaccactgaggaactaaattttaaattttatttaattttaattaaatttaagtagcctcttccttctcctccccatcGATGCAGAGAAccttcactgagcacttactatgagccaggcagGGTCCTAAGCATTTACCGGATTATCTAATTTACTCCTCATGACTTCCCCATGAGGTGGGTTTTACCACAcgtacctccattttacagatgaggaaagtgagacttAGATCAAGTAACTTGTGGAGGGTCACATGGCTACTAAGTGATAGAACAGAGAATCACTGTCTGGGTCTAAAGCCCACACACTTATCCACTAGGCTTACACTGGCTCCCAATGGAGTAAACAATTAACAGTAGCCTTTATAATGTTGATTATTCCCTGATTTATATTCACATCCAAAGGGTGGGCAGCAGAGCCTTTCCCACCTGGGAAAAGGGGGGGTCAGGTCTCTGGGGGAGCCAGGCGAAGAAGATACCTGGGCCTCCTCGTTCCCAGCTCTCATCAATAGCCACCTCCGCTGTTAGCTGTGTCAGCAGATCCTGTGTCTGCTGGGCCTGGGTCCTGGTGTCTGGTGGCTGATGTGCCTGTTCAGAGGAGGAAACTTCAGTGGGGAGCAGGGGAACAGGAGCAGGGAAGCCACACCATAATGCCCAGAGCAGTTTAGGTTAGGGGTGGATGCTGAGGCATTCCCAAAACTCAGGGAAACAGGCCTAATTCAGAGCCCACGTAATCAAGTAGGTCTGGCAGTCCCCAAAAGAACCAAGGGGCCACTCTACTGCCCCACCCAGTCCTGCTGCTTGTCCCTGGTTCCTTGGCCTGGCAGCaggtgggaggagcaggaagTACTCCTGTGAAGTACACAGGCATACATGTATCTGGAGTTCTGCTGGGTCCTCGTCCCAAGACCTCCATCCCTCCAAAGTCACAGCACTCACCAGCTGGGGGGTCTGAGAAGGTGGAATTCTGCCCTGCAGTGCAGCAAGCCGTGCCTCCATCTCCTGGGTGGAAGGGATGGAACCCTGGGGTTCATCCCTCAGTGCAGCTAGCCTGGCTTCTATCTCCGTCTGCGAGGGCACTGACTCTACAATTGGCATAGGGAAGCCTTGTAAAGTCCAGAGGACTCCTAGTCCCAGGAGCCTGGGGTGGTGTCTTTTCCACCCTGTCTGCCCCACTCACTGGGTTTGTTCTCCTGGCGGAGCCGTGCTAGGCGCTCAGCGATGACTTGGTCTTGTTGGGTCAGTCCATGGCTCTGGGGAGCGCTGGGCTTCTGCTTGGCTTCTAAGGCTGCCACACGCCTGGCAGGATATGAGATAGAGGCTCTTGAAGAATGCAGAAGGGAGGGAAGTCACCCACTCACTGTTTCCCATTGGATTCATTTCTAGTCAGCTAGGAAGGCCTCCAACGGACAATCTTCTGTAGCCCTCACTCATATCACCATGCAGCTGAGAAGGCAAGGTCTACCAAAAACCTTTTCTGGGGAGAGGGCTGATGAGCTGTTTTCTGAGCTCAAGAGGGCAGCCAGGTGCCAAGAGGTAGATATTCTCCTGATCCTCTGCTCATTTGGTCAGGAGGCTAGGAAGATAGTTCTACCCTATGGCTCCCctgtcctttccccatccccATTTGTCTGTCCCGTCAGCACTTACTTCTTATAGTTCTGAGGTGGTGACCACTTGGAGGCAATGGCAGGAGAAGATCCTCTATAGAGAAGAAATCCGGTATCAGAAGTTACCTTCCATCTGCCTATCAGTGCCCTGCACCCCAAAACACTCCCTGGGCTGACCTCTAGACAAAGACCCAAGGCTGCAAGGCCTGGCCAGCTGCCTGCTGCCATGCTTGGCTGAACCCTCACCTGTGTCAGCTTCTCACCTGGTCAGG
This DNA window, taken from Camelus dromedarius isolate mCamDro1 chromosome 5, mCamDro1.pat, whole genome shotgun sequence, encodes the following:
- the ZFYVE19 gene encoding abscission/NoCut checkpoint regulator, encoding MDSRCYGCAVKFTLFKKEYGCKNCGRAFCSGCLSFSAAVPRAGNTQQKVCKQCYEILTRGSSPAIASKWSPPQNYKKRVAALEAKQKPSAPQSHGLTQQDQVIAERLARLRQENKPKSVPSQTEIEARLAALRDEPQGSIPSTQEMEARLAALQGRIPPSQTPQLAHQPPDTRTQAQQTQDLLTQLTAEVAIDESWERGGPGPSIQNDLNQGGPGAQSSSPEGQTTWSLEEEKSRLLAEAAVELREENTRQERILALAKRLAVLRGQDPDRVTLEDYRLPDSDDEEDEETAIQRVLWQLTEEAALDEASGFNIPVEPTLQPRAQSCRAEPKSPEAQATAPRPEAEEEELPWCCICNEDATLRCMGCDGDLYCVRCFREGHDAFELKEHQTSAYHPLHKGQEH